The Desulfovibrio piger DNA segment TCCTGGTCCGCGACATCTTCCAGGAAACCGCCCTGCAGGAAAAGGAACACGCCAAGCGCCTGTTCAAGTTCCTCGAAGGCGGCGATGTGGAGATCGTGGGTGCATTCCCTGCCGGCATCATCGGCGCCACCGAAGCCAACCTGCTGGCCTCCGCCGCCGGTGAAAACCACGAGCACACGGAAATGTATCCTTCCTTCGCCGCTGTGGCCGAAAAGGAAGGTTTCTCCGAGATTGCCGCTGTGATGCGCAATATCGCCGTGGCCGAAGCCTACCACGAAAAGCGCTTCCTGGCCCTGGCCAAGGACATCAAGGAAGGCCGCATGTTCATGCGTGAAAAAGCCACCGTGTGGCGCTGCCGCAACTGCGGTTGCCTGGTGGAAGGTACCCACGCTCCCGATCTGTGCCCGGCCTGTGCCCATCCCAAGGCCCACTTCGAAGAACTGAACTACACCTTCTAGTCCTTTCCTGACGTAGCCTGCCCGCTACAGTATGGATACCCGGGGCCGTGGCAAGATGCCGCGGCCCTTTTTTTATACCGGGCAAAAAAGGCCCTCCCTTCGTGAAGGGAGGGCCTTTTGCGTTGCAAAGGAATATGCCTCAGGAGCAGGGCCGTCGCGGGGAGGACTTTTCCAGGCAAGGCAAGACCTGGAAAGACGTCTCTGCCGGGATGCGGATACGACGGGCAGAAAAGCAGGCAAAGAAAAGCGGGCAAGCCCGCAGCTGGCGCGTCGCTGTGGTTGTCCGGCATCCCGCGCC contains these protein-coding regions:
- the rbr gene encoding rubrerythrin, whose product is MKSLKGTQTEKNILTAFAGESQARNRYDFFAAKAKSDGYVLVRDIFQETALQEKEHAKRLFKFLEGGDVEIVGAFPAGIIGATEANLLASAAGENHEHTEMYPSFAAVAEKEGFSEIAAVMRNIAVAEAYHEKRFLALAKDIKEGRMFMREKATVWRCRNCGCLVEGTHAPDLCPACAHPKAHFEELNYTF